A stretch of DNA from Pagrus major chromosome 22, Pma_NU_1.0:
CTTCCTATGGACAGCAGgcccatttctttttttggcgTGCAAGATTGGGTAGAATCTCAGAGGTTTCACAATTGTGAAGCAGCTGTTGGACAGACCATCAACTCATGTGCAGTATATCTAAGAGAAGCTGAAGTACACAttaaatcaatgaatgaatataaCTTTATTATAGAAGttagaacatttttttaacatgagGTCAAACAATTGGACATTTTCCAGAGCTTTCCAGTGCGTATTGTGGCCTTTAACACCGGATGGACTTCGAAAACAGAATCAGCCATCTTAACATAAAGATTTCTCGAAGTTTATTGGCCACaattgcaaatgtttttttgtaggGACAACTAGCAGGCCTTTTGTCTGATGACCAAAGACAACATTAAGtgaatttttaactttaaagagTAATGTAGGCCCTGCCACGGGCCTTTGTGTGTATGCCTTGAAGTTACTTGTACTAAATTAAgaataaatcacaaaatgttgacttttaatGAAATTTATTTAAGAGGGATGTTTAACAATAATCACTTGAAGGAAATGTGACTATAACAGTTTGTGAAGAGTAATTAACACAAAATTATGATCTGAAAAAATTGCGAAACAAGTATGGTGATGAgaagggaaaaaggaaaaagctgcAGGCTCACAGGGAAACTGTAACTTGAACCCCTCATCCCCCATAATACTTGCAATATACCATAAACAACTGAGAGACTTTCACATTTTGGACTACATAATAAATACAACCTTTAAAAGACAGACAACTAGAATTTTCTGGTCCACTGTGGGTAATAATGACTTCAGCTGACCAGAGGATGGCAGTATATCACACTTGCTACAGATCTGTTATGTAATCCAAATGTTCCCAGTTGGTGGCAGACACTGCTAGACGCTGAGTGTCCATGTAACCGAGAAACATGGAGAACTGTCGCAATCACTGTAAGATGATATTTTCTGAAGCACAGAGCCAGTTTCCCCATAGCTTAAATAGTTTGCCAGAATAAGATGGTAAGTTCATGCATGTGTGATATGAACAGTGATAAAGATCTGGATGTTTCTGGAATCTACAGCTGGATGATGGAGGTGTACTGTATATCCTGAGATGTCTGTGATCAGATATCCTGTTTTTACTAATTTGATTATAGTTCCAATCTCTGTTTAGGTCCTGTTTATAAGATTTTTTTATAATCTTCTACGTCCATCTGGATTTATTTCTTTCAGCTATAGTTTACTGAACAAgtgttttatgcattttaacTTAACAGTTTTCTCtaggtaaagaaaaaaaaactatttcacAATTTGAAACATATCCAACATAAATGTTGCCTGTAATATATAATAGAGAggtttaattaatattttctaTACAATTTCGACTTTGTCTCGCCCTTTAATTAAGGACATTGTGTATTGTatgtaataaaatatcacagaaaCTGTATGTAGTCATGTAGTAGTCTGCCAGGTGTATTCATAACACATCATTAGTGTTTCTGGTGCCGAGTATTGTCGGGTTTTTCACATTAACACACGGTTTATTTTTCCTAGTTTCGCCTCACATGACTTTGTACGCATGGCTGCAGGACTTCGGCGCTCGCACGCATGCGCTGTCGCTAACATCCGGGGCTCGGACAAGGATGAACGCCAATTTCCAAGATGGCGgcggagggaggagggaaggagatgAACGAAATTAAAACTCAATTCACCACACGAGAAGGCGTCTACAAACTCCTCACTCACTCCGAATACAGCCGCCCGAACAGGGTGCCTTTCAACTCGCAGGGCTCCAATCCCGTCAAGGTCTCCTTCGTCAATGTAAACGACCAGTCCGGCAACGGCGACAGGATCTGTTTCAATGTGGGCCGGGAACTGTACTTTTATATCTACAAAGGCGTGAGAAAGGTAAACAGTATTGACTGCAGCGACGGAGCCCGCGCTGTCCGGGGAGCAGCCCATTGATTTGGCATCTCCAAACGTGTTGCGCCTTGGCTGTCAACTCTCTCAGCCTCTGTCATTGAAGTGCGCAGATTGTCAAGACAAGGCCATGTAGCAGACCTAGCTAAGTTGGGAGCTAATTAGCATTCTTAGCTAACATCGCCACAgtagttggtttttttttttttttgcctcgaCGTGACTTGTGGGCACTTCAGAGTCCGTCAGTTGTTTGAGTTCCCGGTCGGTGACAAACTGTGACGTGGGATTTTCCGATGAGCTGGCTTACGTGAGAAAAGGCTCGTCATGTCATGTCTGTGATATGTTTGTTTATCCTCGGGTCTTTGGATGGTTAAAGCTACATACGAGAGGGGGGCAGGTTGTCAACAGTGCTTCCCCCAGCAGCAGGGGTCAAACtaggtgttttctttttgagaGACCTCCGTGTTGACATCGGGGGGCTTTGGGAGTGGTAGTGGTGGTTGTTTTGTTATTCGTGATGTAATGATGTGTGCACTCTCCTGTCAGGGTTTCTGGATGTGATGCAATGTGATCCACTTGTTTGGTTGCccactgtgatgatgtcactgcaaGCAAAGTCACGTTTGGTCTTGTTGAGCAGGGATGGTGACTGACGGGGCTGATCGTGCTGATGATGTGGCTGTCATCAGCTACAGGATGTGAAATCTTAACAATGGCAGCCTCGACAGATGCCAGTGACAGATCTGCTGCCTTTTCACCTGGTGGTCTCAGTTCATCAGTCAGAAATCAGCTAATTTAGTTATTTAACGACTGCTTCCAATGCAGATAATTATGTCTTGATGATGAATGATCAAGTTCTTGCACAATTTTACTTAATACAAAAGAAtggtatgtttttttcccctgtttcaATAGCTTTAAAATTGGCTCATGTCGAGCACATCCAGTGTTTGCTTGTCCGCAGGGTTAAGATCAGTAAATAGACTAACTGTTGGGTGAGAGTGAAAGATGTTTGTTTACTTCGATGATGTCGAGGAACGATCCCCCAGACTTTAATGAGCCCTTCTTCCCTGCAGCTTTTGATTTTAACTAACTCACTGTGACATCTTCTACTCTTCTTCCCATGTGATATTTCAGCATCACTGAAACATTACATCAGCAGGCCAGACAACGTGGAGACTGTTGTCTGTTAGATGAAAGTCAGAGAATGGCTGCAGAAGTATACAGATGCTGCCTGAGAGTAGATGGGGATTATTGTCCACATTAGTATGCGTCCTAACCACTTACCTCTATATGTATTCATTCAACATGTCTCTTCTTATATTTCTTGTTAGACACTAGACAGTCTTCTCCCTCACTGAGTTGACCTACAAAACTTTACTGTCGTACATACAGCTGGTAGTCCAGACCCAGCTCGTGTTTGATTTAATTACTGTCGTGTGGATTTTTCATTCTGTAGCTGAACTTGACTGGCAACATGCCAAgcgtttcttttttaatgtgtttttttggccttttcatggctttattggtAGGACAGCAttgagaggtgacaggaaacggGATGACTCGAATCCTGGGCTGCTGCACATCAGACGTCTGCCAAAtgagctactggggcgcccCATACCAACCATTTCTGACAAAAGCAAGATCTAGACCAATCAATTCTTGGGTTTTTCAGTTTCCAGATTGTGTAAATTATCTTGACAGCCAGTAGGTCAAGTTTAGCATCATTGTAGCACTTTCAAAGTCCGCCCTAGAACCTTGTTTTATTTAGAGCTGCTTCCGTTTGACAACACTGACAGCTTTATAGTTACACCCACTCAGCTTTCTCTCTACCTCCTTTTAAGCATAAAAATAGACCACAAGAGAGTTTCGGTGATAAAGAATAAAACTGTCACAGATATCACCTTTTCACGGGACCAGTGCTGGATACATTCCTGTCAGATTAGCAGTCGTGTCTATCATGCCTATATACCGGTagtcattttcctttttaattaacttaaaacaccacattttattttcacctaAATGTCACTGTGTCATGGTTggtttaaagctgcagcaaTTAATATATTAGTTTTCAACTATTAAATGAATCggcaactgttttgatagtCAGTTAATCGgtttgagtacatttttaagaaaaaaaggtctATATTCTTTGATTTCAGCATGTGAAATGTGATTATTTcttggtttctttactcctctctgacagcaactgaatgtctttggggTGTGGACAAACCATGACATTTAGGGATGTCATCTTGAACTTTGGGACACACTGATCAACACTTTtaagcattttctgacattttagagaccaaacaacttattgattaattgagaaaataattgccccaataatcaacaatgaaaataagcattagttgcagccatacTTTGGATTAAATTGCGAGTTGTTAACCACCTGTTGGAGGACAAACAGTTAACCTACATTGTCAGGCTCGGGCTGGTCTTCCTCTCTATTTTTGGATGACTTTCCATGTGTCAGAATTCATTATTATCATGCATCAGAAAAATTAGGTTGGCAACAACAACGGAGAGTAGATGGCAGACAACATAACGATGCTCTTGAGGTGTTTGTACCGACTGTTGAGCGAGttcaaaaaagtatttttctgtcaaCTGAATGTGAAATCGATCCCATTTCTGGCATTCTCATCTGGTGTGTGAGCAGTTGTCCCCAGGTGGTATCTGAGAGAATCAAATGTAATTTATAGGCTTGAGGTTCTTGACTGAGACTGAGGTTTAAATTGATTATGTGTAAATCTTCCTGTTCAGTGAGTCTTTGGAGAAAAGCTGTGAGATAAACATAATTGCCGAGTTGTAGAGTTAACTATCAGAGGTCACCTTGGAGGAGAGACAACGTCTGAGGCAATGTCTATCACaatcactgcttttttttttttttttttcaaagcagtGTCAAAATGGCTGACAGTGGAAAATCCTTTttataaaaaagtatttatgtgtatttctcATTTTTCCAGGCTGCCGATCTTAGTAAGCCCatagacaagaggatatataaagGAACGCAGCCCACGTGTCATGACTTCAACCCCCTCACAGCTACAGCAGAGAGCGTCTCCCTGCTCGTGGGCTTCTCAGCGGGCCAGGTGCAGCTCATCGACCCAATAAAGAAGGAGACCAGCAAACTCTTCAATGAGGAGGTGGGTTCCAGTTAGCGTCTGATGTTTTGTTCCCAAGGCCAACTGAAAGATACTGAGGACGTTTTAAATCACACTATCATTTAGTTTCAGTTGTCAAAATAAAGTAATACCTAGCTGACCAgtatctttgttttgtctctttctctgtttcaccTCCAGAGACTTATAGACAAGTCACGAGTGACGTGTGTACGATGGGTTCCTGGTTCAGAGAGCCTGTTCTTGGTGGCTCACTCCAGTGGCAGCATGTATTTATACAATGTGGAAAACACCTGTGGCACCACGGCACCTCACTACCAGCTCCTTAAGCAGGGTGAAAACTATGCTGTGCATACCTGCAAGAGCAAGTCTGCTCGTAACCCGTTACTGCGCTGGACAGTGGGCGAAGGAGCGCTCAATGAGTTTGCCTTCTCCCCGGATGGCAAGTTTCTGGCTTGCGCGAGCCAGGATGGCTTCCTGCGGGTGTTTGGCTTTGACGCCGCAGAGCTCCATGGAACAATGAAGAGCTACTTCGGTGGCTTACTGTGCGTCTGCTGGAGCCCGGACGGACGATATATTGTGGCAGGAGGGGAGGACGACCTGGTGACTGTGTGGTCATTTTCAGACTGCAGAGTGATCGCACGGGGGCATGGTCACAAGTCGTGGGTGAGTGTGGTGGCATTTGACCACTGCACCACCAGTGTGGAGGACGGTGATCCCCCCGCTGAGTTCAGCGGTAGTGACGAGGACTTCCATGAGCAAATTCACTTTGGTGCGGGCAGAGATCGAGCTAACAGCGCTCATTCTCGGCTTTCAAAGAGAAACTCAACAGACAGTAGGCCTGTTAGTGTGACCTACAGGTTCGGCTCAGTGGGCCAGGATACACAACTGTGTCTGTGGGACCTTACGGAGGACATTCTCTTCCCTCACCTCCCTTTGTCCCGCACTAGGACTCACACTAATGTTATGAGTGCCACAAGCCCTCCAGCCACTGGacaaactactactactactactactgtaacCACCACTAATCCCAGTGGCACCAATGGTAAAGACAATTTGAGCAATAGTAGCTCCAGTGGTAACCCAGCTAACTCCCTCCCCAGCACTCTGCCCCGGTCCAACAGCTTGCCACACTCCTCCGCCCCAACTGGGGGCAGCACGCCCAACAGtcacacaggcagcagcagcaacagcagcagcagcaccaccaagGGTAACAGCATCATCGACAGCGCTTTCAT
This window harbors:
- the wdr20b gene encoding WD repeat-containing protein 20, which codes for MAAEGGGKEMNEIKTQFTTREGVYKLLTHSEYSRPNRVPFNSQGSNPVKVSFVNVNDQSGNGDRICFNVGRELYFYIYKGVRKAADLSKPIDKRIYKGTQPTCHDFNPLTATAESVSLLVGFSAGQVQLIDPIKKETSKLFNEERLIDKSRVTCVRWVPGSESLFLVAHSSGSMYLYNVENTCGTTAPHYQLLKQGENYAVHTCKSKSARNPLLRWTVGEGALNEFAFSPDGKFLACASQDGFLRVFGFDAAELHGTMKSYFGGLLCVCWSPDGRYIVAGGEDDLVTVWSFSDCRVIARGHGHKSWVSVVAFDHCTTSVEDGDPPAEFSGSDEDFHEQIHFGAGRDRANSAHSRLSKRNSTDSRPVSVTYRFGSVGQDTQLCLWDLTEDILFPHLPLSRTRTHTNVMSATSPPATGQTTTTTTTVTTTNPSGTNGKDNLSNSSSSGNPANSLPSTLPRSNSLPHSSAPTGGSTPNSHTGSSSNSSSSTTKGNSIIDSAFIATGVSKFATLSLHDSRKERHEKDHKRNHSMGHISSKSSDKLNQLSSSRTAKAEVAKTLGTTLCPRMEDVPLLEPLVCKKIAHERLTVLIFLEDCLVTACQEGFVCTWARPGKVGLLSSQNNPANSPSGTVV